In Pseudomonadales bacterium, a single window of DNA contains:
- a CDS encoding carbamoyltransferase, with amino-acid sequence MIVLGLSGALTHDPSAAIYKDGKLIAAAEEERFIRDKHAKNKMPYESAKFCMRQAGVRAQDIDVVAVPFAPISLLSAARWHYAKRYWYAPDRALDALFNGNRRYRRYVKRIRELCNQLGINWKEVEFEPVEHHLAHASSCYHLSGFTEKTAILGVDGKGEYATTFFGYGENGKIHKIKEFYDPDSLGGLYGAITEYLGFEMLDGEYKVMGMAPYGDPTKHDLSRLIDFDGKDFRVNNELVNTIGLRRYKENGVGFYFSQKLIDWLGPRRVGDSADEPYIDYAASIQRLYEEVVLKLIDYYLGDVLKETGKLVFSGGGALNVKLNQRIIALPYVQELWVQPASGDAGTAVGAASFASVKRQVAVEKMEHVYLGPAYSNDECILACKQHSGKPAYEIIDNVPERIAGILAAGHPVSWFQGRMEFGPRALGGRSILGCPSVKGVADRINEQIKFRERWRPFCPSILDSVAAQMLQTDHPSPFMTFTFNVAESWKERVPEVVHEDGTARAQVVEKEHNPRYYALLQEMEKITGNGVVLNTSLNRRGEPMVCSPTDALNMFFGSDLEYLIMQDVLVVKAGADKNVGLVN; translated from the coding sequence ATGATTGTTCTTGGCTTATCCGGCGCTTTGACGCACGACCCTTCAGCAGCAATATACAAAGACGGCAAACTGATTGCTGCGGCGGAGGAGGAGCGCTTTATCCGTGATAAACATGCTAAAAATAAAATGCCCTATGAGTCCGCCAAATTCTGTATGCGCCAGGCAGGTGTGCGTGCTCAGGATATCGATGTAGTGGCGGTACCTTTCGCGCCAATCAGCCTCTTGTCAGCAGCGCGCTGGCATTACGCAAAACGCTATTGGTACGCGCCGGATCGAGCGCTAGATGCACTGTTTAACGGTAATCGGCGTTACCGTCGCTATGTGAAACGTATTCGAGAACTTTGCAATCAACTGGGTATTAATTGGAAAGAAGTTGAGTTTGAGCCGGTCGAACACCATTTGGCGCACGCCAGCAGCTGTTATCATTTAAGTGGTTTTACTGAGAAAACCGCAATATTGGGTGTCGACGGTAAGGGCGAATATGCCACTACTTTTTTTGGTTATGGTGAGAACGGTAAAATCCATAAAATTAAAGAGTTTTATGACCCTGATTCGTTAGGTGGTTTGTACGGTGCGATTACTGAATACCTTGGTTTTGAGATGCTCGACGGTGAGTATAAAGTAATGGGTATGGCGCCCTATGGTGATCCGACGAAACATGATTTATCCAGACTGATAGACTTCGATGGTAAAGATTTTCGCGTCAATAACGAATTAGTCAATACGATCGGATTAAGACGTTATAAAGAAAATGGTGTCGGCTTTTACTTTAGCCAGAAACTCATAGATTGGCTGGGGCCGCGCCGAGTTGGTGATTCGGCGGATGAGCCCTATATTGACTATGCGGCAAGTATTCAGCGGCTTTACGAAGAGGTGGTGCTGAAACTCATCGACTATTATCTTGGCGATGTACTGAAGGAAACGGGTAAGCTCGTCTTTTCGGGCGGCGGGGCGTTAAACGTGAAGTTGAATCAACGTATCATTGCGCTACCCTATGTGCAGGAGCTTTGGGTTCAACCAGCCTCCGGCGACGCTGGCACCGCTGTTGGTGCCGCTTCATTTGCTTCAGTGAAAAGACAGGTGGCAGTGGAGAAAATGGAGCATGTATATCTTGGCCCGGCATATAGCAACGATGAGTGTATTCTTGCTTGTAAGCAGCACTCAGGTAAGCCTGCTTATGAAATCATCGATAATGTGCCAGAACGTATTGCCGGAATACTGGCCGCAGGACATCCGGTCTCTTGGTTTCAGGGTCGGATGGAGTTTGGGCCAAGGGCATTAGGTGGGCGCAGTATTTTAGGTTGCCCCAGTGTGAAAGGGGTTGCGGATCGTATAAATGAGCAAATCAAATTTCGTGAACGTTGGCGTCCCTTCTGCCCGAGTATTTTGGATTCAGTCGCGGCGCAGATGTTACAGACAGATCACCCTTCACCTTTTATGACCTTTACCTTTAATGTCGCGGAATCCTGGAAGGAGAGGGTGCCTGAGGTCGTCCATGAGGATGGTACCGCCCGTGCTCAAGTTGTCGAAAAAGAACACAACCCGCGCTATTACGCGCTATTACAGGAAATGGAGAAAATAACCGGTAATGGCGTAGTACTTAATACTTCACTCAACCGTCGTGGTGAACCCATGGTCTGCTCACCAACAGATGCGCTTAATATGTTTTTTGGTTCGGATCTGGAGTATTTGATAATGCAGGATGTGCTGGTGGTAAAAGCAGGAGCGGATAAAAATGTCGGCCTGGTCAATTAG